A single region of the Anaerococcus urinomassiliensis genome encodes:
- a CDS encoding acyltransferase family protein: MKIKGLDYIRFLGIFLVLSYHFFPNALPGGFLGVNMLFVLSGFLINFHLIDSLYKDGSIDFKNFYFKRFVRIFPAVLLMLSLTTIFAFAIDKDYTVRFFDQFLAAFSYNYNFFEIMRGGSYENQFIKQLFMHTWSLAIEVHFYIFWPWVMASIYNKVKGKRNIKRSFSKKFMEICIILYVYAYILTFLLVALRKENISFIYFFDLARMGSFVFGSMLGIFVKRFSFNRLPYNKLTMIFSGLILLMSLLFSYDNRATYFIGFLLTDIITGILILVGYSNKNLDEGKVIPLLSEYSYGMYVFHWPAFVIISSKVSSTWALVLSILVTILLVLFNYHIFEPIFVGKDTKPISDKISIPKIDYNKYQGMIHFTLVFIILLSFSIAYTISDASDDMVSLEKSILQESIKQDIDKIYMDRKKVSDIMDKDNDKINSLAENQAITVIGDSVLLGNREMLQENIHGLYVTAEGSRLLESTPELLMQMENEGNLGSIVVIAMGTNAVEDPENSLEEIVKTLPDGKRLIFVTCYDNRYEQPHRVSVAMEKIAPKYKFVTIMPWEKEAMAHPEYYAGTDGVHFYGVMDAYDAYLKMLKESIRESLKNPAKGE; encoded by the coding sequence ATGAAGATTAAGGGTCTAGATTATATTAGGTTTTTGGGGATATTCTTAGTTTTATCCTATCACTTTTTCCCAAATGCTCTGCCAGGAGGCTTTCTTGGAGTAAATATGCTCTTTGTTCTTTCTGGTTTTTTGATAAATTTTCATTTGATTGATTCCCTCTACAAAGATGGATCAATTGATTTTAAAAACTTTTATTTCAAGAGATTTGTAAGGATTTTCCCAGCAGTTCTTTTGATGCTAAGTCTTACTACAATATTTGCTTTTGCTATTGATAAGGACTATACAGTAAGATTTTTTGACCAGTTTTTGGCTGCTTTTTCTTACAACTACAACTTTTTTGAAATAATGCGTGGTGGTTCTTATGAGAATCAATTTATCAAACAGCTATTTATGCATACTTGGTCTCTAGCTATCGAGGTTCATTTTTATATATTTTGGCCTTGGGTTATGGCGAGTATTTATAATAAAGTCAAAGGAAAAAGGAATATAAAACGTAGTTTTTCCAAAAAGTTTATGGAAATTTGCATCATTTTATATGTCTATGCTTATATTTTGACATTTTTATTAGTTGCGCTTAGGAAGGAAAATATATCCTTTATCTACTTCTTTGACCTAGCAAGGATGGGGTCTTTTGTATTTGGATCTATGCTTGGAATTTTTGTAAAGAGATTTTCCTTTAATAGACTTCCTTACAACAAGCTCACAATGATATTTTCTGGACTAATACTACTTATGTCCTTGCTTTTCTCCTATGACAATAGGGCCACTTATTTTATAGGATTTTTGCTAACAGATATCATAACAGGAATATTGATTCTCGTAGGATATTCCAACAAAAATCTTGATGAAGGCAAAGTAATCCCACTCCTAAGCGAGTATTCTTATGGTATGTATGTATTCCACTGGCCAGCCTTTGTAATAATTTCAAGCAAAGTATCCAGCACATGGGCTTTAGTATTATCAATACTTGTGACAATACTTTTAGTTTTGTTTAATTATCACATCTTTGAACCGATTTTTGTAGGCAAAGATACCAAGCCTATAAGTGATAAAATCAGTATACCAAAAATTGACTATAATAAATACCAAGGCATGATCCACTTTACCCTTGTATTTATAATCCTACTAAGCTTTAGCATAGCTTATACCATATCCGATGCTTCAGATGATATGGTAAGCCTTGAAAAATCAATCCTTCAAGAATCTATCAAGCAAGATATTGATAAAATCTACATGGATAGGAAGAAAGTTTCAGACATCATGGATAAGGACAATGATAAAATAAACAGTCTTGCAGAAAATCAAGCAATTACAGTTATTGGCGATAGCGTGCTTCTGGGCAATAGGGAAATGCTGCAAGAAAATATTCATGGCCTTTATGTAACTGCCGAAGGAAGTAGGCTACTTGAAAGCACTCCAGAATTATTAATGCAAATGGAAAACGAGGGTAATCTAGGTTCTATAGTAGTCATTGCTATGGGAACAAATGCTGTAGAGGACCCGGAAAATAGCCTAGAAGAGATTGTTAAGACACTACCAGATGGTAAGAGATTAATATTTGTAACTTGCTACGATAATAGGTACGAACAACCTCACAGAGTATCAGTAGCTATGGAAAAGATCGCTCCAAAGTATAAGTTCGTAACTATAATGCCGTGGGAAAAGGAAGCTATGGCCCATCCAGAATACTATGCTGGGACAGATGGCGTACATTTTTATGGAGTCATGGATGCCTATGATGCTTACCTTAAGATGTTAAAAGAATCAATAAGAGAATCTTTGAAGAATCCAGCAAAAGGAGAATAA
- a CDS encoding threonine aldolase family protein produces the protein MYFFVNDYNDIARDEILDALVKAKDEYNTGYGFDKHCENARALMRKALANEDLDIHFIPGGTGANVVGLACGLRQEESILAVRTGHIEGHEAGSIEATGLKIEAIESEDGKLSRKLLEKKYSHYDNEYMTVPRKVYISNTTELGEVYTKKELSEIYDFCKENGLYLFIDGARLAHALVSEKCDYDLKDLADLCDIFYLGGT, from the coding sequence ATGTATTTTTTCGTAAATGATTATAATGATATTGCAAGAGATGAAATATTAGATGCCCTAGTAAAGGCAAAAGATGAGTACAACACAGGCTATGGTTTTGATAAACACTGTGAAAACGCTAGGGCTTTGATGAGAAAAGCCTTGGCAAATGAGGACCTTGACATCCACTTCATACCAGGTGGAACAGGTGCAAATGTTGTGGGCCTTGCATGTGGTCTAAGGCAAGAAGAATCAATCCTTGCTGTAAGAACTGGCCATATAGAAGGTCACGAAGCAGGATCTATAGAGGCAACAGGTCTAAAAATAGAAGCTATTGAGTCAGAAGATGGTAAATTATCTAGAAAACTTTTAGAAAAAAAATATTCTCATTATGACAATGAATATATGACCGTTCCAAGAAAAGTCTATATATCAAATACAACAGAGCTTGGAGAAGTTTATACAAAGAAAGAACTTAGCGAAATCTATGATTTTTGCAAGGAAAATGGCTTATATCTTTTCATAGACGGAGCAAGGCTTGCCCACGCACTAGTAAGTGAAAAATGTGATTATGACCTAAAAGACTTGGCGGACCTTTGCGATATATTTTATCTAGGTGGAACCTGA
- a CDS encoding PLP-dependent aminotransferase family protein, whose translation MAKSFIPGIMFEAVFGKEDGYLEGARIAYQMAKDLATGIVEKGYDLAYPFESNQVFVKLSQDELKNWQNIAQFEIMGEIDGKTIARLVTTYRTSKSDIEGFLSHI comes from the coding sequence ATGGCTAAAAGCTTTATCCCAGGGATAATGTTTGAGGCTGTATTTGGTAAAGAAGACGGCTACCTAGAAGGAGCGAGAATTGCTTACCAGATGGCAAAGGACCTTGCCACTGGCATAGTAGAAAAGGGCTACGACCTTGCCTATCCATTCGAATCAAACCAAGTATTTGTAAAGCTTAGCCAAGATGAACTTAAGAATTGGCAAAACATCGCCCAATTTGAAATCATGGGCGAAATTGATGGCAAAACTATAGCAAGGCTTGTCACAACTTATAGGACAAGTAAATCTGATATAGAAGGATTTTTATCTCACATATAA
- a CDS encoding YtxH domain-containing protein, which translates to MGKLKLAADLIKLNNKLGLLDIGDMIGLASTAYKIKTFDPMDHVPEFDFFVDEEMERAERRKTLLIAGAAAGTAYLLYKNRDAISNAFDNRKEIAPEIAIDIKTKGKKVVSDVKEKGEEIAKGVEEVVDDTKNESRKAVESIDVKNSFYNK; encoded by the coding sequence ATGGGAAAATTAAAACTAGCTGCAGATTTAATAAAACTTAACAACAAATTAGGACTGTTAGACATTGGTGATATGATAGGCCTTGCAAGTACTGCTTACAAGATAAAAACTTTTGATCCAATGGATCACGTGCCAGAATTTGACTTTTTTGTTGATGAAGAGATGGAAAGAGCGGAAAGAAGAAAGACTTTACTTATAGCAGGAGCTGCTGCAGGTACAGCCTATCTCTTATACAAAAATAGAGATGCAATATCAAATGCCTTTGACAATAGAAAGGAAATTGCACCAGAAATCGCTATAGATATAAAAACTAAGGGCAAAAAAGTTGTTTCAGATGTAAAGGAAAAAGGCGAAGAAATAGCTAAAGGTGTAGAAGAAGTAGTAGATGATACAAAAAATGAAAGCAGAAAAGCTGTAGAATCTATTGATGTAAAGAATTCTTTCTACAACAAATAG
- a CDS encoding GyrI-like domain-containing protein, protein MQINIDNQPGIRLAGRAYKLENASDAKEVRRKFLEEFKDLDLKDLGSFCGLRRYNALDGTFDYFLGFEISDTDFIKEWALEIYEIEESLYLEVAINGEDGLEEGYRYTYEEFFPNKKYFHSLDPDLEFFQYDGKKREIGNVSLYISLMENIHA, encoded by the coding sequence ATGCAAATTAATATAGATAATCAGCCAGGAATTAGATTGGCTGGCAGAGCTTATAAATTAGAAAATGCAAGTGATGCAAAAGAAGTTAGAAGAAAGTTTCTAGAAGAGTTTAAGGATCTAGACTTAAAAGACTTGGGTTCTTTTTGTGGTCTAAGACGCTATAATGCCCTTGATGGGACTTTTGATTACTTCCTGGGTTTTGAGATTTCTGACACAGATTTTATCAAAGAATGGGCCCTTGAAATATATGAGATAGAAGAATCTTTGTATTTAGAAGTGGCTATTAATGGTGAAGATGGGCTAGAAGAAGGCTATAGATACACTTACGAGGAATTCTTTCCAAACAAAAAGTATTTCCATTCCCTCGATCCTGACTTGGAGTTTTTTCAATATGATGGCAAGAAAAGAGAAATTGGAAATGTAAGTTTATATATTAGCCTAATGGAAAATATTCACGCTTAG
- a CDS encoding peptidoglycan-binding protein, translated as MKKKYSIATIMLATALTFAGCANNNEEKPANEVKEEQATEETTEAESPAVEEEATKEEATEEENTEEEAADENSEEASEEDTKETSEETPAEMGNLVLHRAYPKDVDRSFTNVVVATSGDKIVDAIIDEYQYYEADSDYKGVPNSDGAFGEGTAEGKILGSKIDNNEAYSADMKEAGGEVTLLDNYNAVTDFVKGKTIAELEDFLNENDDEQILDAITGATFKSTPNLLKMIVETAKDNTFVASGDAENPDDVEIRYALGAPHGDKSFGNAVVAVEGDKIIAASIDEYQYLEGGAGVPGSEGGFSEGYNDSNVVLGSKLENNDMYSDLMTEHAQSTVALKDNYAAIENFVAGKTVEEVKSVIESTTPGKAIDEVTGATLVDTAGYLQLIIDAVENNIRN; from the coding sequence ATGAAAAAGAAATATTCTATAGCAACAATTATGCTAGCAACAGCTTTAACTTTTGCTGGATGTGCAAACAATAATGAGGAAAAACCAGCAAACGAAGTTAAGGAAGAACAAGCTACTGAAGAAACAACTGAAGCAGAATCTCCAGCAGTAGAAGAAGAAGCTACTAAAGAGGAAGCTACTGAAGAGGAAAATACTGAAGAAGAAGCAGCTGACGAAAATTCTGAAGAAGCTAGTGAAGAAGATACAAAAGAAACTAGCGAAGAAACACCAGCTGAAATGGGTAACCTAGTACTTCACAGAGCATATCCAAAAGATGTAGATAGATCTTTCACAAACGTTGTAGTAGCAACAAGTGGAGATAAAATCGTTGATGCAATCATAGATGAATACCAATACTATGAAGCTGATTCTGACTACAAGGGAGTACCAAACTCTGACGGAGCATTTGGAGAAGGTACAGCAGAAGGCAAAATCCTTGGATCAAAAATCGACAATAACGAAGCTTACTCAGCTGACATGAAAGAAGCTGGTGGTGAAGTTACATTACTAGATAACTACAATGCTGTTACAGACTTTGTAAAGGGAAAAACAATTGCTGAACTAGAAGATTTCTTAAACGAAAATGATGATGAACAAATTCTAGATGCTATAACAGGTGCAACATTCAAATCAACACCAAACCTATTAAAAATGATTGTTGAAACTGCAAAGGATAACACATTTGTAGCATCAGGAGATGCTGAAAATCCTGATGATGTAGAAATCAGATACGCTTTAGGTGCTCCACACGGTGACAAGAGCTTTGGTAATGCTGTTGTAGCTGTTGAAGGAGATAAAATCATTGCTGCAAGCATTGACGAATACCAATACCTTGAAGGTGGTGCAGGCGTTCCAGGATCTGAAGGTGGATTTAGCGAAGGATACAATGATAGCAATGTTGTTCTAGGTTCAAAACTAGAAAACAACGATATGTATTCTGACCTAATGACAGAACACGCTCAATCAACAGTAGCATTAAAAGATAACTATGCTGCAATTGAAAACTTTGTTGCTGGTAAAACAGTTGAAGAAGTTAAATCAGTAATCGAATCTACTACACCAGGTAAAGCAATTGATGAAGTAACAGGTGCAACACTTGTTGACACAGCTGGATACCTACAATTAATAATCGACGCTGTAGAAAATAACATTAGAAATTAA
- a CDS encoding SH3 domain-containing protein, whose product MNKRLKSLAVFLLILMTTACAEDKYVSVRHPEDSNVSEVSDSDLKENNTEGENTGENTDENANNTEGDQASENTDDKTDENSDESSDGVIYTVEDVVNVRLAPSENSAIITKAEPGQDIIKLGDSDNWTRVSIAGQTGYIRSDLIKEK is encoded by the coding sequence ATGAATAAAAGATTAAAAAGTCTTGCTGTTTTTCTCTTGATACTTATGACTACAGCTTGCGCAGAGGACAAATATGTTTCTGTCCGTCACCCAGAAGATAGCAATGTCAGTGAAGTTTCTGATAGTGATCTTAAAGAAAATAATACTGAAGGCGAAAATACTGGCGAAAACACAGATGAAAACGCTAATAATACAGAAGGTGACCAAGCTAGCGAAAATACAGATGACAAGACTGACGAAAATTCTGATGAAAGCTCTGATGGTGTAATCTATACTGTCGAAGATGTTGTAAATGTTAGACTTGCACCAAGTGAAAACTCAGCTATTATAACCAAAGCTGAACCAGGTCAAGATATTATAAAACTTGGCGATTCTGACAATTGGACAAGGGTAAGTATAGCTGGTCAAACAGGATATATCAGAAGCGATTTGATTAAAGAAAAATAG